The sequence TTTGCGATGATAGAGGCTGCACTTATCGTGTGGACGACTTGATCGCCCTTCCACACTCCCAAAGTGGAAACACCTAAACCCGGAATGACATAGCCATCTGTCAGAACGTACTTCGGAATCACCGAGAGTCCATGTACCGCTCGCCTCATTCCGTCGATATTTGCCACATGAACTCCCCGCTCATCAATTACCTCTGCCGGAATTTCAACAACCGAGACTGCGAGTGAACTTTCAATAATGAGATCAAATAGTTCCTCCCGCATATTTTCGGAGATTTCTTTCGAATCGCGAACGGTGACAAGCTCAGGGGCAAATGGGTCTTTCAAGATAACTGCGGCGACCAATAATGGACCTGCGCATGCGCCCCGTCCGGCTTCATCAACCCCTGCGATCGGGGAAATTCCATTATCGAGCAGGAGGCGCTCGATGGTTTTCACATTGTTACTTTAAGGCATCAAAGCGATTAACAATTTTGGCATGATTTGCCGGCCAGATAACGGCAACCACTCGTCCAACCACCTTACTGACTGGAACCATGCCTTTGTTAATGTCATCTTGGTGGTAGCGCGAATCGGCACTTGCCCCACGATGATCACCCATTACCCAGATTTTTCCGACCGGAACAGTAATATCAAAATTCATATCACTTGAATTGTCACCTTTAAAAATGTAAGGCTCGTAAAGCGCCTTACCATTAACGGTAATCATTTTGTTGTTATCGCAACAAACAACATGATCACCGGCTACGCCGATAACTCTTTTTACCAGGTGTTGTTTAGCGGGATTGGGAAGGACGCCGACGGCTATGAGACCTTCCCGCATAGTGGAAATAAACTTTGATTCGGTCGAGGGCATGGGGTCTGCTAGCCAGTGGTCCGGGTCACGGAAAACCACAATGTCGCCACGTTCGATGCTCTTGGAAATATATGGGACTTTATTTACCGCAACACGATCTTTAATCCGCAAAGTATCTTCCATTGATCCTGATGGAATATAAAAAAACTGCACGAAAAAACTCTTGATAATAAGTGAGACAAGAAGTGCTACGACTACGAGTATTGGGAACTCACGAAGGACTGAACCCTTGCGCGACATGCCGTTCGGTTACGCCTGCTCGGTAGGGACTTCAGCGACAACGGTTTCTGTAACAGGGGCGGAGGCCTTCTTTGACGCTTCCATCTCACCGCGC comes from Candidatus Paceibacterota bacterium and encodes:
- a CDS encoding ribonuclease HII yields the protein MKTIERLLLDNGISPIAGVDEAGRGACAGPLLVAAVILKDPFAPELVTVRDSKEISENMREELFDLIIESSLAVSVVEIPAEVIDERGVHVANIDGMRRAVHGLSVIPKYVLTDGYVIPGLGVSTLGVWKGDQVVHTISAASIIAKVTRDRMMRKLDEEFPEYGFARHKGYVTAAHSEALTKFGPSVIHRRSFSNVAAHIHKGG
- the lepB gene encoding signal peptidase I, which codes for MSRKGSVLREFPILVVVALLVSLIIKSFFVQFFYIPSGSMEDTLRIKDRVAVNKVPYISKSIERGDIVVFRDPDHWLADPMPSTESKFISTMREGLIAVGVLPNPAKQHLVKRVIGVAGDHVVCCDNNKMITVNGKALYEPYIFKGDNSSDMNFDITVPVGKIWVMGDHRGASADSRYHQDDINKGMVPVSKVVGRVVAVIWPANHAKIVNRFDALK